In Paracoccaceae bacterium Fryx2, a single genomic region encodes these proteins:
- the tgt gene encoding tRNA guanosine(34) transglycosylase Tgt yields the protein MAQGMSFQIAARDGRARCGAIKTPRGEIRTPAFMPVGTAATVKAMLPGSVRETGADILLGNTYHLMLRPTAERIARLGGLHRFMNWNRPILTDSGGYQVMSLAGLRKLTEDGVKFKSHIDGSLHHLTPERSMEIQRLLGSDIVMCFDECTPYPADEATARKSMVLSMRWAQRSRDAFGDRPGHALFGIQQGSVFPDQRAESAERLRDIGFDGYAVGGLAVGEGQEMMFSVLDYATDMLPEDRPRYLMGVGKPDDIVGAVQRGIDMMDCVLPSRSGRTGQAFTRAGVVNIKNARHIDDPRPLDEACACPACRSYSRAYLHHVFKSQEIIASMLMTWHNLQYYQDLMAGLRDAIAGGRLQSFAAEFHAARAQGDIEPL from the coding sequence ATGGCACAGGGCATGTCTTTTCAGATCGCGGCGCGCGACGGGCGCGCCCGCTGCGGGGCGATCAAGACCCCGCGCGGCGAGATCCGCACGCCCGCCTTCATGCCGGTGGGCACCGCGGCCACCGTCAAGGCGATGCTGCCGGGGTCGGTGCGCGAGACCGGGGCCGACATCCTGCTCGGCAACACCTATCACCTGATGCTGCGCCCCACCGCGGAGCGCATCGCCCGTCTGGGCGGCCTGCACCGCTTCATGAACTGGAACCGCCCGATCCTGACCGATTCCGGGGGCTATCAGGTGATGAGCCTGGCCGGGCTGCGCAAGCTGACCGAGGACGGGGTGAAGTTCAAGTCGCACATCGACGGCTCGCTGCACCATCTGACGCCTGAGCGCAGCATGGAAATCCAGCGCCTGCTGGGCAGCGACATCGTGATGTGCTTCGACGAATGCACGCCCTATCCGGCCGACGAGGCCACGGCACGCAAGTCGATGGTGCTTTCGATGCGCTGGGCGCAGCGGTCGCGCGATGCGTTCGGCGACCGGCCGGGCCATGCGCTGTTCGGCATCCAGCAGGGCTCGGTCTTCCCCGACCAGCGCGCAGAAAGTGCCGAAAGGCTGCGCGACATCGGGTTTGACGGCTATGCCGTGGGCGGGCTGGCGGTGGGCGAGGGGCAGGAGATGATGTTCTCGGTGCTCGACTATGCCACCGACATGCTGCCCGAGGACCGGCCGCGCTATCTGATGGGGGTGGGCAAGCCCGACGACATCGTGGGCGCGGTGCAGCGCGGCATCGACATGATGGACTGCGTGCTGCCGTCGCGGTCGGGGCGCACAGGGCAGGCGTTCACCAGGGCTGGCGTGGTCAACATCAAGAACGCCCGCCACATCGACGACCCGCGCCCGCTGGACGAGGCCTGCGCCTGCCCGGCCTGCCGCAGCTACAGCCGGGCCTATCTGCACCATGTCTTCAAGTCGCAGGAGATCATCGCCTCGATGCTGATGACCTGGCACAACCTGCAATACTATCAGGACCTGATGGCCGGATTGCGCGACGCTATTGCCGGGGGGCGGCTGCAATCTTTCGCGGCCGAGTTCCACGCGGCGCGCGCGCAGGGCGACATCGAGCCGCTTTAG
- a CDS encoding DUF475 domain-containing protein: MTDAPALKPTLRYFNWAFIVTAVGLALGGLLGWQTTGTVSGMATIFFICCVLAVLEISLSFDNAIVNANKLKDMTPEWQRRFLTWGILIAVFGMRIVFPLLIVVVAANIGPIDAMVLAAAQPEEYARIMKEAHLPIAAFGGTFLMMVGLSYFFDHDKDVHWIGALERRMSQFANIKGVEIAFVLCLILGFSRLLEGAESQVFINAAIYGLLTFLLVEVVGGFLDASQETLTGAAKGGLGAFLYLEVLDASFSFDGVIGAFALSQNLFVIAIGLGIGAMYVRSMTIMLVERGTLAQYRYLEHGAFYAILILSVIMYVQTLVHIPEVITGLGGAALIGVSLWSSIRWNRAHDGDEAVAAI; this comes from the coding sequence ATGACCGACGCACCCGCACTGAAGCCGACGCTGCGCTATTTCAACTGGGCATTCATCGTCACCGCCGTCGGCCTTGCGCTCGGGGGCCTGCTCGGCTGGCAGACGACCGGCACGGTATCCGGGATGGCGACGATCTTCTTCATCTGCTGCGTGCTGGCGGTGCTGGAGATATCGCTGTCCTTCGACAACGCCATCGTCAACGCCAACAAGCTCAAGGACATGACGCCGGAATGGCAGCGGCGGTTCCTGACCTGGGGCATCCTGATCGCGGTGTTCGGGATGCGGATCGTCTTCCCGCTGCTGATCGTCGTGGTGGCCGCCAACATCGGGCCGATCGACGCCATGGTGCTGGCCGCAGCCCAGCCCGAGGAATATGCCCGCATCATGAAGGAGGCGCATCTGCCGATCGCGGCCTTCGGCGGCACCTTCCTGATGATGGTCGGCCTCAGCTACTTCTTCGATCACGACAAGGACGTGCACTGGATCGGCGCGCTTGAGCGGCGGATGTCGCAGTTCGCCAACATCAAGGGGGTCGAGATCGCCTTCGTGCTGTGCCTGATCCTTGGCTTCTCGCGGCTGCTGGAAGGTGCCGAATCGCAGGTTTTCATCAACGCCGCGATCTACGGGCTGCTGACCTTCCTGCTGGTCGAGGTGGTGGGCGGCTTTCTGGACGCCTCGCAGGAAACGCTGACCGGGGCTGCCAAGGGCGGCCTGGGGGCGTTCCTGTATCTGGAGGTGCTGGACGCCTCGTTCTCGTTCGACGGGGTGATCGGGGCCTTCGCGCTCAGCCAGAACCTGTTCGTCATCGCCATCGGTCTGGGAATCGGCGCGATGTATGTGCGGTCGATGACCATCATGCTGGTGGAACGCGGCACGCTGGCGCAATACCGCTATCTGGAACACGGGGCATTCTATGCCATCCTGATCCTGTCGGTGATCATGTATGTCCAGACGCTGGTGCATATACCCGAGGTGATCACCGGGCTGGGCGGGGCGGCGCTGATCGGGGTGTCGCTGTGGTCCTCGATCCGCTGGAACAGGGCGCATGACGGCGACGAGGCGGTGGCGGCGATCTGA
- a CDS encoding DUF6635 family protein: MDQARAHGDARQAAAPVAADPAALEAAMQAAAAAYFADRRARVPDFVRRHFGLGGSLALHRAALGGDVLRAPVNLALAPVLVLSRIGAWGLRRARLTRAADWLGSKPILLETEVARRVESLILTDLLELPQGTRTRDALTEAMLAQPALRAVVAARAGPEALAGLQAQVSRTLGDYTGTRSAVAEMTTALGTLGAGALAFHAVTPGMVSLAPTLAAVLAHQAAIAAFPLGAGIGSMWYGVFPVAASPLLGGAALVGLVMTGAAATAFAGVLADPVQLRLGIHQRRLNRLIDALEDGFTGQGSRAFAAREHYLARLLDVADAAVAAVRLMRA; encoded by the coding sequence ATGGATCAGGCACGCGCGCACGGCGACGCACGACAGGCGGCCGCGCCGGTCGCCGCAGACCCTGCGGCGCTTGAGGCCGCGATGCAGGCCGCAGCAGCCGCCTATTTCGCCGACCGCCGCGCCCGGGTTCCGGACTTCGTGCGGCGCCATTTCGGTCTTGGCGGCAGTCTGGCGCTGCACCGTGCAGCCCTTGGCGGCGACGTGCTGCGCGCGCCGGTCAATCTGGCGCTGGCGCCGGTGCTGGTGCTCAGCCGGATAGGGGCCTGGGGCCTGCGCCGCGCCCGCCTGACCCGCGCCGCCGACTGGCTGGGCAGCAAGCCCATCCTGCTGGAAACCGAGGTTGCGCGCCGGGTGGAAAGCCTGATCCTGACCGACCTGCTGGAACTGCCGCAGGGCACCCGGACCCGCGACGCGCTGACCGAGGCGATGCTGGCGCAACCCGCATTGCGGGCGGTGGTCGCGGCGCGCGCCGGACCCGAGGCGCTGGCGGGCCTTCAGGCGCAGGTCTCGCGCACGCTGGGCGACTATACCGGCACGCGCTCGGCGGTGGCCGAGATGACGACCGCCCTCGGCACGCTGGGGGCGGGGGCGCTGGCCTTTCATGCGGTGACGCCGGGCATGGTGTCGCTGGCGCCGACGCTGGCCGCCGTGCTGGCGCATCAGGCGGCCATCGCGGCCTTTCCGCTGGGCGCCGGGATCGGGTCGATGTGGTATGGGGTTTTTCCGGTTGCGGCGTCGCCGCTGCTGGGGGGCGCGGCGCTGGTGGGGCTGGTGATGACAGGGGCGGCGGCAACGGCTTTCGCGGGCGTGCTGGCCGACCCGGTGCAGCTGCGGCTCGGCATCCACCAGCGCCGCCTGAACCGGCTGATCGACGCGCTGGAGGACGGTTTCACCGGGCAGGGCAGCCGGGCCTTCGCCGCCCGCGAACACTATCTGGCGCGGCTTCTGGATGTCGCCGACGCGGCGGTTGCCGCGGTCCGGCTGATGCGCGCCTGA
- a CDS encoding ABC transporter ATP-binding protein encodes MLLSLTGLAKSYPTGEGPLRVLDGVDLTLAPGESLALTGESGSGKSTLLHLVAGLDRADAGQLVIEGQDMTAAGDAAWAALRRGTVGLVFQQFNLIPSLNVAANLAFQARLAGRHDAARQAALAEALGLEKLLARYPEQLSGGQQQRVAIGRTLAARPRLVLADEPTGNLDEATADAVMDLLLRLVAQTGAGLLMVTHSPRLAGRLDRRVHLTAGRVG; translated from the coding sequence ATGCTCTTGTCCCTGACCGGCCTTGCCAAAAGCTACCCCACGGGCGAAGGCCCGCTGCGGGTGCTGGATGGCGTCGACCTGACCCTTGCCCCGGGCGAAAGCCTGGCGCTGACCGGCGAATCCGGCAGCGGAAAAAGCACGCTGCTGCATCTGGTGGCGGGGCTCGACCGGGCCGATGCCGGGCAATTGGTGATCGAAGGGCAGGACATGACGGCGGCGGGCGATGCCGCCTGGGCCGCGCTGCGCCGGGGCACGGTGGGGCTGGTGTTCCAGCAGTTCAACCTGATCCCCTCGCTGAACGTCGCGGCCAACCTTGCGTTTCAGGCCCGGCTGGCGGGGCGGCATGACGCCGCCCGGCAGGCGGCGCTGGCGGAGGCGCTGGGGCTGGAGAAGCTGCTCGCGCGCTACCCCGAGCAGCTTTCGGGCGGCCAGCAGCAGCGGGTCGCGATCGGGCGCACGCTGGCCGCCCGGCCCCGTCTCGTGCTGGCCGACGAGCCGACCGGCAACCTTGACGAGGCGACCGCCGACGCGGTGATGGACCTGCTGTTGCGGCTGGTGGCGCAGACCGGGGCGGGGCTGCTGATGGTCACCCACTCGCCCCGGCTGGCGGGTCGGCTGGACCGGCGGGTGCATCTGACCGCCGGGCGGGTGGGCTGA